One Sciurus carolinensis chromosome 10, mSciCar1.2, whole genome shotgun sequence genomic window carries:
- the LOC124994185 gene encoding transketolase-like, with protein MFRSIPTSTVFYPSDGVAMEKAVELAANTKAVCFIQTSRPENAIIYNNEDFQVGQAKVVLKSKDDHATVIGGGVTLHETFAAAELLKKEKINIRVLEPFTIKPLDRKLILDSAGATKGRILTVEDHYYEDGIGEAVSTAVVGEPGVLSPAWLLPKYQEVGSQLSC; from the coding sequence ATGTTTCGGTCCATCCCCACATCAACTGTCTTTTACCCAAGTGATGGGGTTGCAATGGAGAAGGCAGTGGAATTAGCAGCTAATACAAAGGCCGTCTGCTTCATCCAGACCAGCCGCCCAGAAAATGCCATCATCTACAACAACGAGGATTTCCAAGTTGGACAAGCCAAGGTGGTCCTGAAGAGCAAGGACGACCATGCGACGGTGATTGGGGGTGGGGTGACCCTGCATGAGACCTTTGCTGCTGCTGAGCtgctgaagaaagagaaaatcaacATCCGGGTGCTGGAACCCTTCACCATCAAGCCCTTGGACAGAAAACTCATCCTTGACAGTGCCGGGGCTACCAAGGGCAGGATCCTCACAGTGGAGGACCACTACTACGAAGATGGCATAGGTGAGGCAGTGTCCACTGCAGTAGTGGGAGAGCCTGGAGTCCTGTCACCTGCCTGGCTGTTGCCCAAGTACCAAGAAGTGGGAAGCCAGCTGAGCTGCTAA